GTTCACCCGCTGCAAATTTAGGCGCGGTATCCAGCCAGTAGGGCATCAGTTTCATAAGGGGCTGTCCATTATTTCAGGGTTAATCATCGGTTCGCGCATTGCAAAATTTCGCGGGCAATACGTGTCAACCGATCGACTGGTTAGACAGGGCGAACAGCCGCGCATCAGTTTCAGCAGGGCAAACCTGCAATGAAGTCAGGCGCACCATGGGTATCGCATGGCCGACACAGGGCAGACCTTGCTCGGCCAACCACTGCGATAAGCCAGTGTCTTCAGTGACGTCGATACGCACGAACTGTCCGCGATGGGCATCGGCCAGTGACGCGATTAGCGCCCGGGCATCCGCTGTAGCGGCAGGCCCACTGGCGATTACCGGACCGATGACCACACCCCGCCCAAACTCGCGTACACAGCCGTAAGCTGACACACCCGCGCCGCGATCAATGACCAAGGTACTGGCATAGTCGAACAAGGCTCTCAGTAATACACTGCGGTCCCGACCTGTGGCGGCCAGATCCAGTTGTTGCAGCGGTTGCACGTCATAGGCTTGCATGACACGCACGTTCACCGAATCAGGAACAAAGTGAGCGGCGTGTTCAAGCATCGCCTGGTGCTGGTTGACCTTCCCATGGGCAGCGAAGCCGAGCCGTGTGTACAGTGCCAG
The DNA window shown above is from Pseudomonas sp. BSw22131 and carries:
- a CDS encoding GNAT family N-acetyltransferase, translating into MMPLRADHLPQAVGLSAALGWPYREADWRFAFDLGAGLAVEVEGQLVATALWWPQGENHASVGMIIVSPSLQGQGIGRALMDQLMQQAGERTLILNSTQEGLALYTRLGFAAHGKVNQHQAMLEHAAHFVPDSVNVRVMQAYDVQPLQQLDLAATGRDRSVLLRALFDYASTLVIDRGAGVSAYGCVREFGRGVVIGPVIASGPAATADARALIASLADAHRGQFVRIDVTEDTGLSQWLAEQGLPCVGHAIPMVRLTSLQVCPAETDARLFALSNQSIG